Genomic DNA from bacterium:
AGGCCCCCGATGAAGGCCCCCACCACGCCCCAGCGCGTGGCGCCCTTGCGCGCGGCGTAGAAGGTCCCGATCACGAACTCGACCGCCTCGCCCACCAGCGCGATGCCCAGCAGGATCAGCAGCAGCCGCCAGCCGATCGGATCGAAGCCCGTCACGAGGGCGTGCACCAGGGCCGCGGCGATCACCAGGAAGGTGCCGCCGAGGCCCAGGTACACGAAGAGGGAGAGGGTCACCAGCAGCAGGGCCCACAGGGCGTAGCCCGTCCAGGCCCCGATGCCGGCCAGGATCTCCACGCCGCCCGCCTAGTGCCCCGCGCCGCCGGCCCAGATCTTCTCGCCGGCCTCGACCGCGAAGTCCAGGTGGCTCTCGGCCGGGGGCAGCGTGCAGTTCCACTTCTCGGCGTTGTACATGCACAGCGGGTTGTAGGCGAAGTTGAAGTCCAGGTCGACCATGCCGTCGGCGTCGAGCTCGATGTCGAGGTAGCGCCCCCCGGCGTAGGTCTCCTTGCCGGTCGTCAGGTCGGTGAAGGGCAGCCAG
This window encodes:
- a CDS encoding DUF456 domain-containing protein, with the translated sequence MEILAGIGAWTGYALWALLLVTLSLFVYLGLGGTFLVIAAALVHALVTGFDPIGWRLLLILLGIALVGEAVEFVIGTFYAARKGATRWGVVGAFIGGLVGAAAGNGVVPVAGAVLGSLAGAFAGAVLGEYLRNERLEPSLRIGGHAFVGRIAAMAFKHVLALVMVGLILRATAP